The window GTTTGAAAGCGTGCGCTGGGGATAGAACTCGTGCCCCTGAACAATGAGCGCCACAGTAAGTCCCACAGCCATGAAAAGGAGCACTGCGCCGAACAGCGGATATATTTTACCGATTATCTTGTCGATGGGCATTATAGTAGCAAGGGAATAATATGCGAATATCAGCCCCACAAGAACAGGAACGGATATGTGGGTCATATTCGTAAGCAGTTTTGCTGGGCCGAGCACAAACACTATGCCCACCAGCAGAAGAAGGATAACTGAGAACCATCTCATGAACTGCTTGAACACGTTGCCGAGGTTCTGTCCGACAACATCCGGAACGCTTGCGCCGTTGTAGCGCAGCGAGAGCATGCCTGAGAAATAGTCGTGAACAGCTCCGGCGAAAATTGAGCCGAAAACGATCCACAGCAGAGCCGAAGGGCCGTAAAGAGCACCCAGAATAGGGCCGAATATTGGGCCGAGGCCTGCAATGTTCAGAAGCTGAATAAGCCATATCTTCCATGTGGGCATTTCCACATAGTCCACGCCGTCATACATTGTCGATGCGGGTGTGGGGCGGTTTTCATCAGAGCCGAAGATCCTGTCCACCAGCGTGCCGTAAACGACGTAGCCGAGGACCAGCAGAGCAAGACATCCGAAAAATATAAGCATGGTAAACCTCCGAATAGATCATGAAATCTATTGCATATTTATGATGATGAAAACGTCCACCCCTTTGAGCGGCAATATAACGATGTCAGCGGCGGAATATTGAATTAAGCGGCGGTGAATTCAGCATGAAAACTATCCGATGGCTGTAAAGATTGTTAAGAAGAATAACGGCATATGCTTATTAAGGAGCTATGGTTCACATAAACCGCTATTGATACGTTAATATTTAATTATTGGATTATGAGTATATGATAATAATAAAATATATTATTTGCGTTTTATAAATCACTGTTGATTATGAATAATTCAGAGGTAGGCTTTATTTATAATCAATGTGAGGTGTTTTATGAACGCTGTTTACAGGTTATTTGACGGTGTTGTTCTGAGCACGAAGATAGTTTTTGCGGCGGCCTTCTTTTTGTTCCTCTTTTTATACTACAGCTGGCTTACGTCTGAAGGCATAGGCGGAATCTTTCTGAGTCTCGCCGCCTCCGCAGCCGCAACGGTATTCTTTATGCCTCTGTATGTTGTTCCCATAGCTGTTGTCGGGATTCTGGCGGGGTATCTGAAAAGGGCTTAAAGCACAACTGACAGGATTCTTGAAACGCCGGGTTCCTGCATTGTGACCCCGTAAATTGAGTCTGCCTCAGCCATTGTCTTCTGGTTGTGGGTGATTATTACAAACTGGGTGTCTGCGGACAGGGTCTGCACCATGCGGATGAATCTGTCGATGTTGTTGTCGTCCAGCGGTGCATCTATTTCGTCGAGGAAACAGAAGGGTGTGGGACGATAGAGGAACAGAGCGAAAAGGAGCGTACACGCACCCATAGCCTTCTCCCCGCCTGACATCAGGTTCATGTTCTGAAGTCTTTTGCCGGGGGGCTGGATGAAGATCTCCACTCCGCTGTTCAGCACGTCGTCGGGGTTGGTCAGCGTCAGCTCGCATGTGCCCTGTCCGAACAGGATAGAGAAGACACGCACGAAATTCTTTTTGACCCCTTCAAAGGTCTCGCTGAATATCTGCGTCGTGTTCTCGTCCATCTCACGGATCAGTTCGTGGATGCTGGCCACAGCCTCTTCCAGATCGTTCTTCTGTTTGGTCAGGAACTCGTTGCGCTCCTGAATCTCGTTATATTCGGATTCTGCTGTCATGTTCAGGGGGCCAAGCTCGTCGATCTCACGCTCGATGCCTGTCAGCTCGGTTTTGGCCTTAACGGGCTGGAAGTCCTCGATATCCATATCGAAATCTTTGACATCCATCTGGAATTTATCTTCAAACGCTTCACGCAGGTTGGTTATATCAGCTTCCTGACGCTCTTTCTTCTTCTCTGCGTCAAAGATATCGTCTTCGATGGCTCTTATTTCGAGGTTATATTTGTCGATCTGCCTGCCCGTGTCCTCCTGTTCCTTTTCGGTTTCGGCGATCTGGGCATCCAGTCGGAATTTCTCTTCGTTAAGGTTATGACGCTTTTTGATGATATCCTGAAACTCGCCTTTTTTGGCTTCCAGACGGTCTTTCAGGTTTACTATGTCGGATGTGAGAAGCTGGGAGAGTCTGTTTTTTGCGGCGTTCTGCTTAACGGTTGATTCGGCTATATCCTTGTCAATGAATCCAAGTTCACGCACGAAACCGTTTATGCTCTCCTGAACGCCTCTCAGTTCAACCTTATAGGCCGAGTGTTCGTCCCTTACGTCCTCATACATTGCGTCTATGTCTTCCAGCTTGCTGCTGAGTTCCTCTTTGCGCTGTTCGGCATCGGCCATCTGGGCAGAGAGGTCTTTGTTCTGCTTGGTGTAGAGTTCTATTTTTTCGTAACTGCGCTTGATCTCGTTGTCGATGTTGGCTATCTCGCTGTCGATAATGGCCGCACGCTTCGCCATGCGCTCGTGTCTCTGTTTAATGTCGGCTATGCTGCGTTCCTTGTCCTTTATGTCCAGAGTTGCCGTCTGCTTCATCTGCTGAAGCTCTTCCAGCTTGTCGGAGATGGTCTCCAGACTGTCTGAGATTTCCGGGATCTGATCGCTTATGCCTTCCAGAGCATTTTCTGCGTCCTCCAGTTCCGTTGTGCACTGGGTTATCTCACTCTGGAGCCTGACCACAGCCTCCCGCTTGTCGTCCGCACCGGGTTTTCTGTAGATAAGTCCGTTGACGATAACGGCTCCGTCGGCTCTTACGGTGTTCTCCGCGTTGCGCAGAAGCTCCTGAACGTCGGAATCGAAAACGAATCTGACCGTCTGCTTGACCTCTGCAACGCCCCGCAGGACATCATCTTTTTTTGAGGATGGAAAGACTATTATGTCGCCCAGCTCACGAACGAGGGTGGGGCTGAGTTTTTCAAGGAGCAGATATCCGCCGAATTTTTCGGTGAGTGCCGAGTTGTCCTGTCCGGATGTTTCGGCCTTCAGCCTGTTCTGGAGCATTGCAAGTTTTGAGCGTGCGGAGTTTACCTCCAGCTTCTTCTCATTAGCCTTGTTCTCCAGCAGATTCAGTTCGTCTTTCAGCTCCGAGTATTTTTCTTTATATGTGTCAAGTGTATCGTCGATGGTCTCAATTTCCGTGCGCAGGCGGTTTATCTCCTGCTCAGTGACGATTATGTTGTTTTCTGTGAACTGGGTGTCCCGTATGCTCTCTTCCTTCTCCTGCGCCAGACGCTCCTTGTCCTTTTCATAGCGTCCCAGCATGGTTTCGTTCTGGAAGATGGCGTTTCTGGTTTCCGATGCCCTGTGGGCGGTTTTCAGATATTCCTCGTCGGCGGCGAACAGCTCCTCTTTGATATCCTCGCGCATGGTTTCATATCCGCTGATGCGCTCTTCTATCTCGTCTATCTTTTCCTGAAGAGATGCTGTCTTTTCGCTCTGGGAGGCCTTCGCTTCGAGGATTCCGGCTCTGCGGTCGGTGAGTTCGCCCAGTTTTTTCTGGAGAAACTCTATGTCGCTGTGCAGGGTTTCCTTGCTTTTTTCTGCGGCCTCTATCTCGTTTTCAAGGAGCCTGATGTCGGCTTCGGCTCTGCCCGATTCCGCTTCGGCCTTGATTATAGCGTCGTTCTTTTCGTTGAAGTTCCTTCTCAGCTCCGCCGCTTTCTGGCGCAGTGCCGTCTCCGCCGCTGTGAGCTTTGCGAACTTCTCGGTGTGAGACGAAAGGTTTATCTTCATCTCGTTTATGGCTTGCAGAGCTTCGGAAAGCTCTTCGAATGTCTTTTTATATCTGTGGAAGATTATTGATTTCTGAAGTGAGGACTGGCGTTTGGCCAGATCACGGTATCTGCGGACCTTCTCCGCCTGCAAGGTCAGGGTTTCAAGCTGCCCCCTTATCTCCGCCAGAATGTCGGTGACACGGCTAAGGTTGTCCTTGGTCTGATTAAGCCTGCGTTCGGCATCCTTTTTGCCCTCTTTAAAGCGCATGACCCCTGCTGTCTCCTCAAAGAAAGACCTGAGGTCTTCTGGGGTTGACTGGATTATCTTGTCGACCTTTCCCTGTTCGATTATGGAGATGGATTTTGTTCCGAGGCCTGAGTCGTAGAATATTTCACGGATGTCTTTCAGACGGCATTTTTTGCCGTTGATCAGATAGTCCCTTTCGCCTGTGCGGTAGTGCTTTCTGGTGACGGTTATCTCGCTGAACGAGCCCCATTTCGCCGTGAGGTTTTCGGGCAGTTCCGAAAGGGTGAGCGACACTTCGGCAAAACCGGATGCCTTTCTGTGCTGTGAGCCGGCGAAGATGACATCGTCCATGTCCGCTCCCCGTAGCTCCTTTGCGCTCTGCTCACCGAAGATCCACCTGATAGCGTCCAGAATATTGCTTTTGCCGGAACCGTTGGGGCCGATAACGCAGGTTATCCCACCGGGGAACTCAATGACGGTCTTGTCCACAAAAGATTTAAAGCCCTGAACCGTAAGCGATTTGAATTTCATTCAATATTGTTATTTCAAATCAGTTAAAAAAACAAGTGAAATTGATTTTACAGGTACACAT of the Seleniivibrio woodruffii genome contains:
- a CDS encoding AAA family ATPase: MKFKSLTVQGFKSFVDKTVIEFPGGITCVIGPNGSGKSNILDAIRWIFGEQSAKELRGADMDDVIFAGSQHRKASGFAEVSLTLSELPENLTAKWGSFSEITVTRKHYRTGERDYLINGKKCRLKDIREIFYDSGLGTKSISIIEQGKVDKIIQSTPEDLRSFFEETAGVMRFKEGKKDAERRLNQTKDNLSRVTDILAEIRGQLETLTLQAEKVRRYRDLAKRQSSLQKSIIFHRYKKTFEELSEALQAINEMKINLSSHTEKFAKLTAAETALRQKAAELRRNFNEKNDAIIKAEAESGRAEADIRLLENEIEAAEKSKETLHSDIEFLQKKLGELTDRRAGILEAKASQSEKTASLQEKIDEIEERISGYETMREDIKEELFAADEEYLKTAHRASETRNAIFQNETMLGRYEKDKERLAQEKEESIRDTQFTENNIIVTEQEINRLRTEIETIDDTLDTYKEKYSELKDELNLLENKANEKKLEVNSARSKLAMLQNRLKAETSGQDNSALTEKFGGYLLLEKLSPTLVRELGDIIVFPSSKKDDVLRGVAEVKQTVRFVFDSDVQELLRNAENTVRADGAVIVNGLIYRKPGADDKREAVVRLQSEITQCTTELEDAENALEGISDQIPEISDSLETISDKLEELQQMKQTATLDIKDKERSIADIKQRHERMAKRAAIIDSEIANIDNEIKRSYEKIELYTKQNKDLSAQMADAEQRKEELSSKLEDIDAMYEDVRDEHSAYKVELRGVQESINGFVRELGFIDKDIAESTVKQNAAKNRLSQLLTSDIVNLKDRLEAKKGEFQDIIKKRHNLNEEKFRLDAQIAETEKEQEDTGRQIDKYNLEIRAIEDDIFDAEKKKERQEADITNLREAFEDKFQMDVKDFDMDIEDFQPVKAKTELTGIEREIDELGPLNMTAESEYNEIQERNEFLTKQKNDLEEAVASIHELIREMDENTTQIFSETFEGVKKNFVRVFSILFGQGTCELTLTNPDDVLNSGVEIFIQPPGKRLQNMNLMSGGEKAMGACTLLFALFLYRPTPFCFLDEIDAPLDDNNIDRFIRMVQTLSADTQFVIITHNQKTMAEADSIYGVTMQEPGVSRILSVVL